The proteins below come from a single Chiloscyllium punctatum isolate Juve2018m chromosome 18, sChiPun1.3, whole genome shotgun sequence genomic window:
- the tomm22 gene encoding mitochondrial import receptor subunit TOM22 homolog isoform X1: protein MTRRRHFLKAPVLRFCHILDPSMKPKLEMLKLDESLSERLWGLTEMFPEGMRNASGVAADCSVSLAKKIYSFARSALWVGTTSFMILVLPVVFETEKLQLEQQQIQQQRQILLGPNTGLSGAMPGMLPPPVPGKI, encoded by the exons atgacgAGGAGGAG GCACTTCCTTAAAGCACCTGTCCTAAGATTCTGTCACATTTTGGATCCCTCTATGAAGCCCAAGTTAGAGATGCTAAAG CTTGATGAATCCCTCTCGGAAAGACTGTGGGGTTTGACCGAGATGTTCCCTGAAGGAATGCGAAATGCCTCAGGTGTTGCTGCCGACTGCTCCGTGTCACTGGCAAAGAAAATCTACAG TTTCGCCCGGTCGGCCCTTTGGGTGGGAACCACTTCCTTCATGATCCTGGTTCTGCCGGTTGTGTTTGAAACAGAGAAACTTCAACTGGAGCAGCAACAAATCCAGCAACAGAGACAG ATTCTGTTAGGCCCGAATACAGGACTATCTGGTGCAATGCCAGGAATGCTGCCGCCACCAGTTCCTGGGAAAATATAA
- the tomm22 gene encoding mitochondrial import receptor subunit TOM22 homolog isoform X2: protein MAEEKRVEPRREAEEEIEEEEDDEEELDESLSERLWGLTEMFPEGMRNASGVAADCSVSLAKKIYSFARSALWVGTTSFMILVLPVVFETEKLQLEQQQIQQQRQILLGPNTGLSGAMPGMLPPPVPGKI from the exons ATGGCGGAGGAGAAGCGAGTGGAACCGCGACGGGAGGCAGAGGAGGAAatcgaggaggaggaggatgacgAGGAGGAG CTTGATGAATCCCTCTCGGAAAGACTGTGGGGTTTGACCGAGATGTTCCCTGAAGGAATGCGAAATGCCTCAGGTGTTGCTGCCGACTGCTCCGTGTCACTGGCAAAGAAAATCTACAG TTTCGCCCGGTCGGCCCTTTGGGTGGGAACCACTTCCTTCATGATCCTGGTTCTGCCGGTTGTGTTTGAAACAGAGAAACTTCAACTGGAGCAGCAACAAATCCAGCAACAGAGACAG ATTCTGTTAGGCCCGAATACAGGACTATCTGGTGCAATGCCAGGAATGCTGCCGCCACCAGTTCCTGGGAAAATATAA